In Paracoccus sp. SCSIO 75233, one genomic interval encodes:
- the parA gene encoding ParA family partition ATPase, giving the protein MIISFLNQKGGVGKTTLSVNVAGCLARQGHRVLLIDADKQGSATTWASLREDAPFQVVSMARANMARDALKLAQDYTHTIIDGPPHAEEIARSCIVASDFVALPIEPSGLSTWASDLTVRQVKEAQEFKPSLKCGFVVSRKIGKTVIGRDIRNMAAEAGLPILASEIEQRVAFAEGMTMGQTIFEWAGDSNAAREINQLTKEIERYVEEDIFGGSEAEAAANG; this is encoded by the coding sequence ATGATCATATCTTTTCTGAACCAAAAAGGCGGCGTCGGCAAAACCACCCTATCGGTGAACGTGGCGGGCTGTCTGGCACGCCAAGGCCACCGGGTGCTTCTGATCGACGCTGACAAGCAAGGCTCGGCCACAACATGGGCAAGCCTGCGCGAAGATGCGCCCTTCCAGGTTGTCAGCATGGCACGGGCTAACATGGCGCGGGACGCGCTAAAGCTTGCCCAAGACTATACTCACACCATCATCGACGGCCCGCCGCACGCGGAGGAGATTGCCCGATCTTGTATCGTTGCATCGGACTTTGTGGCGTTGCCTATCGAACCGTCCGGTCTCTCGACGTGGGCATCTGACCTGACAGTGCGCCAAGTCAAAGAAGCGCAGGAATTCAAGCCATCCCTGAAATGTGGGTTTGTGGTTTCCCGCAAAATAGGGAAAACTGTCATAGGGCGAGATATTCGCAACATGGCTGCCGAGGCGGGTTTGCCAATCCTAGCAAGTGAGATCGAGCAACGGGTGGCCTTCGCTGAAGGTATGACCATGGGGCAAACGATTTTCGAGTGGGCTGGCGATAGCAATGCGGCCCGCGAGATCAACCAACTAACGAAAGAGATTGAGCGGTATGTCGAAGAAGACATTTTCGGCGGCTCCGAAGCCGAAGCAGCAGCCAACGGATGA
- a CDS encoding DNA-processing protein DprA has product MMRMHAELRTRDALGPFGPVEEKNAPDVLYTAGDTALLTEGSRVAIVGSRKATPDGIKRAQAVTRALVQQGIIVVSGLAEGIDTVAHRTAIEEGGRTIAVLGTPLSKAYPATNAGLLEEIKRDHLAISQFPEGYPGKSENFPRRNRTMALICDATIVIEASEKSGTRHQGWEAIRLGRDLYLLENVATNPNLTWPKQLIEYGAQILRREDLPDILLDIPNYTAGGVRAFEL; this is encoded by the coding sequence ATGATGAGAATGCATGCAGAGCTGAGAACGAGAGACGCCCTTGGGCCATTCGGCCCGGTCGAAGAAAAGAACGCACCAGATGTGTTGTACACGGCGGGTGATACCGCGCTTTTGACCGAAGGCTCGCGCGTGGCGATTGTCGGCTCAAGAAAAGCCACCCCGGACGGCATCAAACGAGCACAGGCTGTTACTCGTGCCTTGGTGCAGCAGGGTATTATTGTCGTCAGCGGCCTAGCCGAAGGCATCGACACAGTAGCGCATAGAACTGCGATAGAAGAGGGCGGGCGCACTATAGCGGTGCTCGGTACGCCCTTATCCAAGGCGTACCCGGCCACGAATGCCGGTCTACTTGAAGAGATCAAGCGTGATCACCTAGCGATTTCCCAGTTTCCCGAAGGTTATCCAGGCAAGAGCGAGAATTTCCCGCGCCGCAACCGGACGATGGCGCTCATCTGCGATGCTACCATCGTGATCGAAGCAAGCGAGAAGAGCGGGACCCGCCACCAGGGATGGGAAGCTATCCGGCTTGGCCGCGATCTCTACCTGCTTGAGAACGTCGCAACCAATCCGAACCTAACTTGGCCGAAGCAGCTCATCGAGTACGGAGCACAAATCCTGCGCCGTGAAGACCTGCCCGATATCTTGCTCGATATTCCGAACTACACTGCTGGGGGCGTTCGTGCCTTCGAGCTATGA